From the Yoonia rosea genome, the window CACGATGGTCTCGACCCCCGCCCAAAGGCCCATCACCGCTTTGGTTTTTGCATAGGGGCGAAAGTCTGTCACGGGGCCGTTTGGGGCAAAGATAATATAGTCCACGTCCTGCGGTGCGTGCGTGCGCGACAGGTTTGCGGATAGGCCAGCCTCGGTCAGGGCCACATTCAGGGGCGCCTCATATTCGTCCCAAGCGGCAGGTTTGGCAGAGAAAAGGATATTCAGCATTAGCGTGGCCTATGGATATGGGCGCTCTGAACAAGGCCGAAAGCCACCAGCAAGACCAGCATGGCGGACCCGCCATAGCTGACCAGCGGCAAAGGCACGCCGACGACAGGAGCAAGGCCCATCACCATCGCCATGTTCACAGCAAAGAAGAGAAAGAAAGTCATTGCGACACCAAGTGTCAGCAAAGAGGCAAAGCGGTCACGGTTGCCCATCGCCGAAATGATGCAGAAAACGACAATCAGCAGATAGAGCACCAGCAAGGTGAAAGCACCGACAAAGCCGAATTCCTCGGCCAAGGTCGTGAAGATAAAATCGGTATGTTTTTCGGGCAGGAAATTCAGCCGCGATTGTGTGCCTTGCATGAAACCCCGTCCGGTCCACCCACCAGAGCCAAGCGCAATCTTGGCCTGCGTGATGTGATAGCCTGCGCCCAAGGGGTCATTTGCAGGGTCCAGAAAGGTATCAATCCGGCGATACTGGTAATCCTGCAAAAGCTGCCACGGCGTGCCGCGGCTTTGCAGGGCGGCGACAACGGCGGCGATCCCGCCGCCGCCCACGGTTGCAAAATAGGCCCAATGCACCCCTGCAAGAAACATGACGGTGGCACCACCTATGAGCAGCAAAAGCGCTGTCCCCAAATCCGGCTGACGCAGAACCAGCAGTGTCGGCACGACAATGATGACCACCGGCACGACCACCCAAAGCGGATGCGAGGTTTTCTTGTTGGGTAGCCAGTCATAATAGGCGGCGAGAAACATCACCAAGGTGATCTTCATCAACTCCGAAGGCTGCAAACGCATGAAACCCAGATCAATCCAGCGTTGGG encodes:
- the rodA gene encoding rod shape-determining protein RodA; this encodes MSYLEYNTKYVPTGFRKVLHLNWAIILLLIAVASAGFLMLYSVAGGSMTPWVEPQMQRFALGMVLMLIVAMVPIWFWRNMAFVAYGGSLVLLLGVEFFGEVRMGAQRWIDLGFMRLQPSELMKITLVMFLAAYYDWLPNKKTSHPLWVVVPVVIIVVPTLLVLRQPDLGTALLLLIGGATVMFLAGVHWAYFATVGGGGIAAVVAALQSRGTPWQLLQDYQYRRIDTFLDPANDPLGAGYHITQAKIALGSGGWTGRGFMQGTQSRLNFLPEKHTDFIFTTLAEEFGFVGAFTLLVLYLLIVVFCIISAMGNRDRFASLLTLGVAMTFFLFFAVNMAMVMGLAPVVGVPLPLVSYGGSAMLVLLVAFGLVQSAHIHRPR